From the Deltaproteobacteria bacterium genome, one window contains:
- a CDS encoding CoA-binding protein: protein MREIFYPTSVAVIGVSNSPDNMGRGIVFNLTEFGFQGIIYQVGPKGGVFAGRRIYQSVLDIPDPVDLAVILTPARTVPGILGECGQKGIQRVVIESAGFREYAAEGKKIEEEIEQVAKKYNQRFVGPNCIGVINMENGLCTPFPPLRRIVRHGDISMISQSGGVGMSVLNLMANEGLGLNKFVSAGNMLNIQTEELLAYFIEDPGTKYILLYLEGIQDGHQLMEIARRSNKPIVAFKANIGLFGKTIASSHTASLSSNDKVVDAAFRQCGIVRVHDATTLGNDLKILRLPPMRGKNLAIISRSGGHAVIAADACETSGFSLAPFPQEFLEEIERHFRASVIKLTNPLDLGDLFDLDIYLKIIDRTLAQKEVDGIVFLHTFNAMMEGQKSRDLFHQLIELSQKYDKPVALYVSTEDQEVNYLKRNLNYPVFTQVVETVRALGLNRWYYGEMLRVRQPKEIPSFQVDKETARINLR, encoded by the coding sequence ATGCGCGAAATTTTCTATCCCACCAGTGTGGCCGTGATCGGTGTTTCCAACTCCCCCGATAACATGGGGCGGGGAATCGTTTTTAACCTCACTGAATTTGGCTTTCAGGGGATTATTTATCAAGTGGGACCGAAAGGAGGAGTTTTTGCCGGACGGCGGATCTACCAATCCGTCTTGGATATTCCCGACCCCGTGGACCTGGCTGTCATTCTCACACCCGCCCGCACGGTCCCGGGCATTCTCGGCGAATGCGGGCAAAAAGGGATCCAACGAGTCGTCATAGAATCCGCCGGCTTTCGCGAATATGCCGCAGAAGGGAAAAAGATCGAAGAAGAGATTGAGCAGGTGGCTAAAAAATATAACCAGCGCTTTGTGGGGCCAAACTGTATCGGGGTGATCAACATGGAAAACGGCCTCTGCACTCCCTTTCCGCCCTTGAGACGAATCGTCCGCCACGGAGATATCTCCATGATCTCTCAGAGCGGGGGAGTAGGCATGTCTGTCCTTAACCTCATGGCCAATGAGGGATTGGGCTTGAATAAATTCGTTTCTGCCGGGAATATGTTAAACATTCAGACTGAAGAGCTTCTGGCCTATTTTATCGAAGACCCGGGGACGAAGTACATCCTGCTCTACTTAGAGGGTATTCAGGACGGGCACCAACTTATGGAGATCGCCCGCCGGTCCAACAAACCCATCGTGGCCTTTAAAGCCAATATCGGGCTGTTCGGCAAGACCATTGCTTCTTCCCATACGGCCTCTCTTTCCAGTAATGACAAGGTAGTGGATGCGGCCTTCCGTCAGTGCGGAATCGTGCGGGTACACGATGCCACTACTTTGGGCAATGACCTGAAAATCCTTCGGCTGCCACCGATGCGGGGAAAGAACCTGGCGATCATCTCCCGTTCGGGCGGTCATGCCGTGATTGCCGCCGATGCCTGTGAAACGTCCGGATTTTCCCTGGCTCCTTTTCCCCAAGAATTCCTCGAAGAGATCGAAAGGCATTTTAGGGCTTCCGTGATTAAGCTGACGAATCCCCTGGACCTGGGTGATCTTTTCGACCTGGACATCTATCTAAAAATTATTGACCGTACCCTGGCCCAGAAGGAGGTAGATGGGATTGTCTTTCTACACACCTTCAACGCCATGATGGAAGGGCAGAAGTCCAGGGACCTCTTCCACCAGCTCATTGAGCTTTCCCAAAAATATGATAAGCCAGTAGCCTTGTATGTATCCACTGAAGACCAGGAAGTGAATTATCTGAAGAGAAACCTCAATTATCCCGTCTTCACCCAGGTGGTGGAAACCGTGCGGGCCTTAGGACTGAACCGCTGGTATTATGGCGAAATGCTGCGGGTCCGTCAACCCAAGGAGATTCCATCCTTCCAGGTGGATAAGGAAACAGCCCGGATAAATCTTAGGTAG
- a CDS encoding penicillin acylase family protein — MAYIYAKNPDDAFLALGFITAQDRLFQMELIRLFATGRIGEMIGERGEPVDIRMRTIGFHRHAKRHAGILDPQTKLSIQKYVDGVNVYIKNCSSEHHLEFKLAGIKPGLWEPTDVLAIMYLMSWNSAANIETEIIAQMLVEKVGIEQAKEIFPLNINPDDLSPGSTLSKTHAYELSGINLASDQSLLAYLQDRPLHVGSNNWTTGPQLSSRGKPIVANDPHLDSRVLPGPWYPCGIITPEFRMVGVSIPGIPSIVVGRNEHVAMGVTNAYGDAQDLYVETLDPKDPNRYLEGDKSLPSEVLTEKLTIKDKNAPGGKKEKGIKIRLTRRGPVVSGVLPGLKTAKVLTLRWAPFETMGPLLGTEQLMSARSVEDVRKALSQFDIMMLNFVFADKEGNIGWIASGKLPIRSQGDGTVPYVVKDSKDNWSGWIPFDKMPQIYNPQRGWVGTCNHDTVGKNYPYYYSSHLSPSYRYRRLIQLMEKPGKKSVDDHWQFQRDAVNLMAKEIAPIMAQALRKHEATKELGDILSQWDYVDHPDQPAPIIFQAVYRELALLVFQDELGEDLAMTML; from the coding sequence ATGGCTTATATTTATGCCAAGAACCCAGATGATGCCTTCCTGGCCTTGGGCTTTATTACGGCCCAGGACAGGCTCTTCCAGATGGAGTTGATCCGGCTGTTTGCCACCGGGAGGATCGGCGAGATGATTGGGGAGAGAGGAGAGCCGGTTGACATACGGATGAGGACCATTGGTTTCCATCGCCATGCCAAACGGCATGCGGGAATCCTGGATCCTCAAACTAAACTTTCTATCCAGAAATATGTCGACGGCGTCAATGTCTACATCAAAAACTGTTCGAGTGAACATCATCTCGAATTCAAGCTGGCAGGTATCAAGCCCGGACTCTGGGAGCCCACGGACGTGCTGGCTATTATGTATCTCATGAGCTGGAATTCAGCGGCCAACATTGAAACTGAAATCATCGCCCAAATGCTGGTAGAAAAAGTTGGAATAGAGCAGGCCAAAGAAATATTTCCCCTAAACATAAATCCGGATGATCTGTCTCCAGGAAGCACTTTATCTAAAACCCATGCCTACGAATTAAGCGGGATCAATCTCGCTTCTGACCAAAGCCTCCTTGCTTATCTGCAAGACAGACCCCTACATGTCGGGAGTAACAACTGGACGACGGGACCCCAGCTTTCCTCCCGAGGAAAGCCCATTGTGGCCAATGATCCCCACCTCGATTCCCGGGTCTTGCCAGGACCGTGGTACCCCTGCGGTATCATCACTCCCGAATTCCGCATGGTCGGAGTCAGCATCCCTGGCATTCCAAGTATTGTAGTTGGCCGGAACGAGCACGTTGCCATGGGCGTCACCAATGCTTACGGCGATGCCCAGGATCTCTATGTTGAGACCCTGGACCCCAAAGATCCCAATCGATACTTAGAGGGCGATAAGTCGCTTCCTTCCGAGGTTCTAACCGAAAAGCTCACCATCAAGGATAAGAATGCACCCGGCGGGAAAAAAGAAAAAGGGATTAAGATCAGGCTCACCAGGAGAGGGCCGGTTGTCTCGGGAGTTTTACCAGGGCTTAAGACCGCAAAGGTTCTCACCCTACGATGGGCACCTTTCGAGACTATGGGGCCTCTCCTTGGGACCGAGCAGTTGATGAGCGCCAGATCCGTCGAAGATGTGCGCAAAGCGCTGAGCCAATTTGACATCATGATGCTCAACTTTGTCTTTGCCGACAAAGAAGGAAACATCGGGTGGATTGCCAGCGGGAAGCTTCCCATACGTTCGCAGGGGGATGGGACCGTTCCTTACGTCGTGAAAGACAGCAAGGACAACTGGAGTGGCTGGATTCCTTTTGATAAGATGCCCCAAATTTATAATCCGCAAAGAGGGTGGGTTGGAACCTGTAACCATGATACGGTGGGCAAAAATTATCCTTACTATTACTCGTCACACTTATCCCCATCCTACCGCTACCGCAGGCTCATCCAGCTTATGGAAAAACCCGGAAAAAAATCGGTCGATGATCACTGGCAATTCCAAAGGGACGCCGTGAACCTCATGGCTAAAGAGATCGCGCCGATTATGGCCCAGGCTCTTAGGAAGCATGAAGCCACGAAGGAATTGGGAGATATCCTTTCCCAGTGGGATTATGTTGATCACCCTGACCAGCCTGCCCCGATTATATTCCAGGCAGTCTATCGGGAATTGGCCCTCCTGGTCTTCCAGGATGAGCTGGGCGAAGATCTTGCCATGACGATGCT
- a CDS encoding glucose 1-dehydrogenase has product MTKDLFHLQGKVAIVTGGNGGIGLGIAQGLAGVGSDIVLAARNQNKTAKASQAIERAYGVRVLGLQVDVRHEEQILAMVKQVTETFGRIDILVNNAGMNIRKVPQELSATEWDEILRVNLRSAFLCSNAIYPAMKKTGGGKIINIGSMTSILGGGKLAAYGASKGGLVQLTRSLAVAWGPDNIQVNAILPGWINTDLTVGARRDMPGLDDRVLSRTPAGRWGEPEDLVGAAVFLASVASDFVTGVALPVDGGFSIMI; this is encoded by the coding sequence ATCACGAAAGATTTGTTTCATTTGCAGGGCAAAGTCGCCATAGTGACCGGAGGCAATGGGGGTATCGGTCTAGGGATCGCCCAGGGATTGGCGGGCGTGGGAAGCGATATTGTCCTCGCGGCCCGCAACCAAAACAAAACGGCCAAAGCTTCGCAGGCGATAGAAAGAGCCTATGGGGTGCGCGTATTGGGTCTTCAAGTGGATGTGCGGCATGAAGAACAAATCCTGGCCATGGTCAAGCAAGTAACCGAAACATTCGGTCGCATCGACATTTTGGTGAATAACGCCGGTATGAACATTCGCAAGGTTCCCCAGGAGTTGTCGGCAACAGAATGGGATGAAATTCTCCGGGTCAACCTGCGCAGTGCCTTTTTATGTTCCAACGCCATCTACCCGGCGATGAAGAAAACGGGCGGAGGAAAGATCATCAACATCGGCTCGATGACTTCCATCCTGGGAGGCGGGAAGCTGGCGGCCTATGGAGCGAGCAAGGGAGGCCTTGTCCAATTGACCCGTAGCCTGGCTGTTGCCTGGGGGCCGGATAACATTCAGGTAAATGCCATTTTGCCGGGATGGATCAACACCGACCTGACGGTGGGTGCGCGGCGGGATATGCCCGGTTTGGATGACCGTGTACTTTCCCGGACGCCAGCCGGCCGCTGGGGCGAACCGGAAGATTTAGTGGGTGCAGCCGTTTTCCTGGCGAGCGTCGCTTCGGACTTCGTTACGGGTGTAGCTTTACCGGTCGATGGCGGCTTTTCCATAATGATTTAA